A stretch of Streptomyces vietnamensis DNA encodes these proteins:
- a CDS encoding type VII secretion protein EccC, with product MSQIVVKRPPRSLPPEVPGEELVLESPPELPRGQQESALMQLLPMLGMGSSVVFFFMTPSPIMRIMGSLMLASTVGMAIAQFVRFRRGTQGQMADVRRDYLKYLAQTRRTVRRTARKQRDAQLYLHPAPEQLWSVVAEGSRVWERRVGDHDFGQARIGLGAQQLATPLVAPDTAPVDELEPLCAGAMQQFLAVHGTLDGLPMAVSMRAFYHVTVSGEPESAQAAARALVAQLVTLHSPDDLMLAVVAARPAQERWDWTKWLPHTQVPGQVDGAGTKRLFGDDLGELENLVRSKLDGRPRFSRENQPVLDQPHVVVVLDGGMVPPDSLLAAAEGLQGVTIVEVVSGELDEPRGGLSVVVRPGRLRLESGGGFAYEGLPDGISLPAAEALARQLAPLRMGGGDDDEPLLANLDFTDLLNLGDAASVDVTRTWRPRSVAERLRVPIGVGEDGLPVMLDLKEAAQEGMGPHGLCVGATGSGKSELLRTLVLGLAVTHSSETLNFVLADFKGGATFAGMSQMPHVAAVITNLADDLTLVDRMGDAIRGELQRRQELLRSAGNYANIHDYEKARAAGAPLEPLASLVLVIDEFSELLTAKPDFIDMFIQIGRIGRSLGVHLLLASQRLEEGKLRGLDTYLSYRIGLRTFSAAESRTAIGVPDAYHLPSVPGSGYLKFGTDEMTRFKAAYVSGTYRTGGPRLEIGQMPVERRPALFTAAPVPVVYAAPDPAYLTAQRNEEDDALADTVLDVIVRRLEGQGVPAHQVWLPPLDQAPSLDQLLPGLAQTADRGLTATEYTRQGALTVPLGLIDKPFEQRREVLYRDFSGAAGHMMVVGGPQSGKSTIMRTLVSSFALTHTPAEVQFYCLDFGGGGMVSLADLPHVGGVASRLDPERVRRTVAEVMGVLNRREEFFRAHSIDSIATYRRKRAAGELPGEAWGDVFLIVDGWGTFRNDYDMLEPIVSDIAARGLGYGIHVVITAARYMEVRAALKDQMLGRLELRLGDVMDSEFDRKVAANVPTGVPGRGQVPEKLHFMGALPRIDGSSSSADLADGTAAFVQAVKASWTGAPAPAVRLLPRRLPAEQLPKGFEYPQHGIAIGIDETNLEPVFVDFESDPFFLIFGESESGKTALLRLIAKQLCERYTPEQARIVVGDYRRTMLEAVAPSHLLEYAPMASAMQMHMDAVNTVMTKRAPKPDITPQQLRDRSWWSGPQLFVLVDDFELVATNSGNPLAVLVENLPFARDVGIRFIVARSQAGASRAMYEPFMQRMRELGAQGVLLSGDPQEGDILGGVRARPMPPGRGTFISRKRGTPLVQLGWLPEQH from the coding sequence GTGAGCCAGATCGTCGTCAAACGCCCGCCGAGGTCCCTTCCTCCGGAAGTGCCCGGTGAGGAACTGGTCCTGGAGTCTCCGCCGGAACTTCCGCGGGGACAGCAGGAGTCGGCGTTGATGCAGCTCCTGCCGATGCTCGGCATGGGTTCTTCGGTCGTCTTCTTCTTCATGACGCCGTCTCCGATCATGCGGATCATGGGCTCGCTGATGCTGGCGTCGACGGTCGGAATGGCCATCGCCCAGTTCGTCAGATTCCGTCGCGGTACGCAGGGGCAAATGGCCGATGTCCGCCGCGACTACCTCAAATACCTCGCGCAGACCCGGCGTACGGTCCGGCGCACGGCGCGCAAGCAGCGGGACGCCCAGCTGTATCTGCACCCCGCCCCCGAGCAGCTGTGGTCGGTGGTGGCCGAGGGTTCCCGGGTGTGGGAGCGCCGGGTCGGCGACCATGACTTCGGGCAGGCGCGGATCGGCCTCGGGGCGCAGCAGTTGGCGACTCCCCTGGTGGCGCCGGACACGGCTCCGGTGGACGAGCTGGAGCCGCTGTGCGCGGGTGCGATGCAGCAGTTCCTTGCGGTGCACGGCACCTTGGACGGGCTGCCGATGGCGGTCTCGATGCGGGCGTTCTACCACGTGACGGTGTCGGGCGAGCCGGAGTCGGCGCAGGCCGCGGCGCGTGCCCTCGTGGCGCAGCTGGTGACGCTGCACTCCCCCGACGACCTGATGCTCGCCGTGGTGGCGGCGCGGCCGGCTCAGGAGCGCTGGGACTGGACGAAGTGGCTGCCGCACACCCAGGTGCCGGGGCAGGTCGACGGGGCCGGTACGAAGCGGCTGTTCGGCGACGACCTCGGTGAGCTGGAGAACCTGGTCCGCTCGAAGCTGGACGGGCGGCCGCGGTTCTCCCGGGAGAACCAGCCGGTGCTCGACCAGCCGCACGTGGTGGTGGTCCTGGACGGCGGGATGGTGCCGCCGGACTCGCTGCTCGCGGCGGCCGAGGGCCTGCAGGGCGTGACGATCGTGGAGGTCGTCTCCGGTGAGCTCGACGAGCCGCGCGGTGGCCTCTCGGTGGTGGTACGGCCGGGCCGGCTGCGTCTGGAGTCGGGCGGCGGCTTCGCGTACGAGGGGCTGCCGGACGGCATCTCGCTGCCGGCGGCCGAGGCGCTGGCCCGGCAGCTGGCGCCGCTGCGGATGGGCGGCGGGGACGACGACGAGCCGCTGCTCGCCAACCTGGACTTCACGGACCTGCTGAACCTGGGCGACGCGGCCTCGGTGGACGTGACGCGGACCTGGCGGCCCCGGTCGGTGGCCGAGCGGCTTCGCGTGCCGATCGGTGTCGGCGAGGACGGCCTGCCGGTCATGCTGGACCTGAAGGAGGCCGCGCAGGAGGGCATGGGCCCGCACGGTCTGTGCGTCGGCGCGACGGGTTCCGGAAAGTCGGAGCTCCTTCGCACGCTGGTGCTCGGTCTGGCGGTGACGCACTCCTCGGAGACGCTGAACTTCGTCCTCGCGGACTTCAAGGGCGGCGCGACCTTCGCGGGCATGTCGCAGATGCCGCACGTGGCGGCGGTCATCACCAACCTCGCCGACGACCTGACGCTCGTCGACCGCATGGGCGACGCGATCCGCGGCGAGCTCCAGCGGCGGCAGGAGCTGCTGCGCTCGGCGGGCAACTACGCCAACATCCACGACTACGAGAAGGCGCGGGCGGCGGGTGCGCCCCTCGAACCGCTGGCCTCGCTGGTCCTGGTGATCGACGAGTTCTCCGAGCTCCTCACCGCCAAGCCGGACTTCATCGACATGTTCATCCAGATCGGCCGCATCGGCCGCTCCCTGGGTGTGCACCTGCTGCTCGCCTCCCAGCGCCTGGAGGAGGGCAAGCTGCGGGGCCTGGACACGTACCTCTCGTACCGGATCGGTCTGCGGACCTTCTCGGCGGCGGAGTCGCGGACGGCGATCGGTGTGCCGGACGCGTACCACCTGCCGTCGGTGCCGGGTTCGGGCTATCTGAAGTTCGGTACGGACGAGATGACCCGCTTCAAGGCGGCGTACGTCTCGGGGACGTACCGGACGGGCGGGCCGCGTCTGGAGATCGGGCAGATGCCGGTGGAGCGGCGGCCCGCGCTGTTCACGGCGGCGCCGGTGCCGGTGGTGTACGCGGCGCCGGACCCGGCGTACCTCACGGCGCAGCGGAACGAGGAGGACGACGCGCTCGCGGACACCGTCCTCGACGTGATCGTGCGGCGTCTGGAGGGCCAGGGGGTGCCGGCGCACCAGGTGTGGCTGCCGCCGCTCGACCAGGCGCCCTCGCTCGACCAGCTGCTGCCGGGGCTCGCGCAGACCGCGGACCGGGGGCTCACGGCGACGGAGTACACGCGTCAGGGCGCGCTCACGGTGCCGCTCGGGCTCATCGACAAGCCGTTCGAGCAGCGGCGCGAGGTGCTGTACCGGGACTTCTCGGGTGCGGCCGGTCACATGATGGTGGTCGGCGGTCCGCAGTCCGGCAAGTCGACGATCATGCGCACGCTCGTCTCCTCGTTCGCGCTCACCCACACCCCGGCCGAAGTGCAGTTCTACTGCCTGGACTTCGGTGGCGGCGGCATGGTCTCGCTGGCCGATCTGCCGCACGTCGGCGGGGTGGCGTCCCGGCTCGACCCGGAGCGGGTGCGCCGGACGGTCGCGGAGGTCATGGGCGTCCTGAACCGGCGGGAGGAGTTCTTCCGCGCGCACTCCATCGACTCGATCGCGACCTACCGGCGCAAGCGGGCCGCGGGCGAACTGCCGGGCGAGGCCTGGGGCGACGTCTTCCTGATCGTGGACGGCTGGGGAACCTTCCGCAACGACTACGACATGCTGGAGCCGATCGTCTCCGACATCGCGGCGCGCGGTCTGGGCTACGGCATCCACGTGGTCATCACCGCCGCCCGGTACATGGAGGTGCGTGCGGCGCTCAAGGACCAGATGCTGGGCCGGCTCGAACTGCGGCTCGGTGACGTCATGGACTCCGAGTTCGACCGCAAGGTCGCGGCGAACGTGCCGACCGGCGTGCCGGGCCGCGGCCAGGTCCCGGAGAAGCTGCACTTCATGGGCGCGCTGCCGCGGATCGACGGGTCGAGCTCCTCGGCCGACCTGGCGGACGGCACGGCGGCGTTCGTCCAGGCGGTGAAGGCGAGCTGGACCGGAGCCCCGGCCCCCGCGGTGCGGCTGCTGCCGCGCAGGCTGCCCGCGGAGCAGCTGCCGAAGGGCTTCGAGTACCCGCAGCACGGCATCGCGATCGGCATCGACGAGACGAACCTGGAGCCGGTGTTCGTCGACTTCGAGTCCGATCCGTTCTTCCTGATCTTCGGCGAGAGCGAGTCCGGCAAGACGGCGCTGCTGCGGCTGATCGCCAAGCAGCTGTGCGAGCGGTACACGCCCGAGCAGGCGCGGATCGTGGTCGGCGACTACCGGCGGACGATGCTGGAGGCGGTGGCGCCCTCGCACCTCCTGGAGTACGCGCCGATGGCCTCGGCCATGCAGATGCACATGGACGCGGTCAACACGGTGATGACGAAGCGGGCGCCGAAGCCCGACATCACGCCGCAGCAGCTGCGCGACCGCAGCTGGTGGTCGGGTCCCCAACTGTTCGTCCTCGTCGACGACTTCGAGCTGGTGGCGACCAACTCGGGGAACCCGCTGGCCGTTCTGGTGGAGAACCTGCCGTTCGCGCGGGACGTCGGCATCCGGTTCATCGTGGCCCGCAGCCAGGCGGGCGCCTCCCGGGCGATGTACGAGCCGTTCATGCAGCGGATGCGGGAGCTGGGCGCGCAGGGCGTGCTCCTCTCCGGCGACCCGCAGGAGGGCGACATCCTCGGCGGCGTCCGGGCGCGTCCGATGCCTCCGGGCCGGGGCACGTTCATCTCGCGGAAGCGCGGGACGCCGCTGGTGCAGCTGGGCTGGCTGCCCGAACAGCACTGA